Proteins co-encoded in one Kutzneria chonburiensis genomic window:
- the pnuC gene encoding nicotinamide riboside transporter PnuC, giving the protein MNWLLEHGLTLLGEHISFAELLGQIGAVAVVFLAQRRTLWTWPVQIAAAILLFSVYTSAHLGGLALRQVIVLAISGYGWWAWTRRRDAEYGVVVRRSTWPELGALATVLVVGTVGMALLLQATDASWAPWPDAAIFIGTAVAYGAQGLRLVEFWLVWLLVDAIGVPLQIASGLYFSASVYIVFTFLVIKGWRDWTRSAKVSASLAQTPVGNASV; this is encoded by the coding sequence GTGAACTGGTTGCTGGAGCACGGACTGACGCTGCTGGGCGAACACATCTCGTTCGCGGAGCTGCTGGGCCAGATCGGCGCGGTGGCGGTGGTGTTCCTGGCCCAGCGGCGCACGCTGTGGACCTGGCCCGTGCAGATCGCCGCGGCCATCCTGCTCTTCTCCGTCTACACCTCGGCCCACCTGGGCGGACTGGCCCTGCGCCAGGTCATCGTGCTCGCCATCTCGGGATACGGCTGGTGGGCCTGGACCCGCCGCCGCGACGCCGAGTACGGCGTGGTGGTCCGCCGCTCGACCTGGCCGGAGCTGGGCGCGCTGGCCACGGTGTTGGTCGTCGGCACGGTCGGCATGGCCCTGCTGCTCCAGGCCACCGACGCCTCCTGGGCCCCGTGGCCGGACGCCGCGATCTTCATCGGCACGGCCGTGGCCTACGGCGCCCAAGGCCTGCGTCTGGTCGAGTTCTGGCTGGTCTGGCTGCTGGTGGACGCGATCGGCGTGCCGTTGCAGATCGCGTCGGGCCTGTACTTCAGCGCCAGCGTCTACATCGTCTTCACGTTCTTGGTGATCAAGGGCTGGCGCGACTGGACCCGCAGCGCCAAGGTCAGCGCCTCACTGGCTCAGACACCAGTCGGCAACGCCAGCGTGTGA
- a CDS encoding polysaccharide deacetylase family protein, with translation MVTGQPWEWPETVWQQQVGRVRAGRSLRPDRWPHGRRAAVALSFDSDHETIPLRDGEFSPCQLSQGEYGSRVAVPKILNLLATHGIPATFFVPAVSALLHPADIDAYVQGGHEVALHGWIHERNTALPPGVERELAFRAADTLERLSGTRPVGLRTPSWDFSEDTLAVIRELGLRYDSSLMADDDHPLGVHAPPRIRAANPKSARPRPCFARLLDFSRSATRRAPPHKPMRASKNPARARQGPKGAEPAPPEAAPMSLCGSRHTLALPTGV, from the coding sequence ATGGTGACCGGACAGCCCTGGGAATGGCCGGAAACGGTCTGGCAGCAGCAAGTCGGCCGCGTGCGCGCAGGGCGCAGCCTGCGCCCGGACCGCTGGCCGCACGGCCGTCGGGCGGCGGTGGCGCTGTCCTTCGACTCCGACCACGAGACGATTCCGCTGCGGGACGGGGAGTTCAGCCCCTGCCAGCTGTCGCAGGGCGAGTACGGCAGCCGCGTTGCCGTGCCGAAGATCCTGAACCTGCTGGCCACGCACGGAATTCCGGCCACGTTCTTCGTGCCGGCGGTGTCGGCGCTGCTGCATCCGGCCGACATCGACGCGTACGTGCAGGGCGGGCACGAAGTCGCCCTTCACGGCTGGATCCACGAGCGCAACACCGCGCTGCCGCCTGGCGTTGAGCGCGAGCTTGCCTTCCGCGCTGCCGACACGCTCGAACGGCTGAGCGGCACCCGGCCGGTCGGGCTCCGCACGCCGTCCTGGGACTTCAGCGAAGACACCCTGGCGGTGATCCGTGAGCTCGGGCTGCGCTACGACTCATCGCTGATGGCCGACGACGACCATCCGCTGGGGGTGCACGCACCACCGCGAATTCGAGCCGCCAACCCGAAGTCGGCTCGGCCCCGCCCCTGCTTCGCACGGTTGCTGGATTTTTCGAGGTCCGCCACCCGACGCGCCCCACCACACAAGCCGATGCGGGCCTCGAAAAATCCAGCAAGGGCGAGGCAGGGCCCCAAAGGGGCCGAGCCCGCGCCGCCGGAGGCGGCGCCAATGTCACTGTGTGGTTCGCGTCACACGCTGGCGTTGCCGACTGGTGTCTGA
- a CDS encoding thiopeptide-type bacteriocin biosynthesis protein produces MLSQQERLTFLAGGLAALRDGSAPTWTQLGLAQPKTGLYGEISLAVREMLAQDRITDFFFMHKPPGLRVRFAAAPGRESWVRAEIMRLARRWHEDGLVDGVVPGVYEPEAFLFGGPSAMHHVHRLFTVDSLAWLDHHVRPVLPAWLLSMRLLRSVFGGLGLCCQAWPRVRDTCGRRVTVKDDAVTMACAELRAVWETTRAPAEPAARSWRVALERVGGDAAEAAAYYVVFHWNRGRLSSVRQALITEALAGA; encoded by the coding sequence GTGCTGTCACAGCAAGAACGTCTCACCTTCCTGGCCGGCGGCCTCGCCGCGCTTCGTGACGGCAGTGCGCCGACGTGGACGCAACTGGGCCTGGCGCAGCCGAAAACCGGTCTGTACGGCGAGATTTCGCTGGCAGTGCGAGAGATGCTCGCACAGGACCGGATCACCGACTTCTTCTTCATGCACAAGCCGCCGGGCCTGCGGGTCAGGTTCGCCGCCGCGCCGGGCCGTGAGTCGTGGGTGCGGGCGGAGATCATGCGGCTGGCCCGGCGCTGGCACGAGGACGGCCTGGTCGACGGCGTGGTGCCCGGCGTGTACGAGCCTGAGGCCTTCCTGTTCGGCGGGCCGTCGGCGATGCACCACGTGCACCGTCTGTTCACAGTGGACTCGTTGGCCTGGCTCGATCATCACGTGCGGCCGGTGCTGCCGGCGTGGCTGCTGTCCATGCGGCTGCTGCGATCGGTGTTCGGCGGCCTCGGCCTGTGTTGCCAGGCGTGGCCGCGCGTGCGGGACACCTGCGGCCGGCGGGTGACAGTCAAGGACGACGCCGTCACCATGGCCTGCGCCGAGCTGCGGGCCGTGTGGGAGACGACGCGGGCGCCGGCCGAGCCGGCGGCGCGGAGCTGGCGGGTGGCGCTGGAGCGGGTCGGCGGCGACGCGGCCGAGGCGGCGGCCTACTACGTGGTCTTCCACTGGAACCGGGGCCGGCTGAGCTCGGTCCGGCAGGCCTTGATCACCGAAGCGCTGGCGGGCGCATGA
- a CDS encoding lantibiotic dehydratase: MSVLLRVGGLPMRLWTAAGNPELVAELRDLIAEEAAYGAYARALADWLGTVIPQFEDRSELLALRRDLHNGRPVSSDLPELARATGWSTALGLRRAAVNETLLLERERLRKLPWSQVDEAVARAVPDLVGDLSRRVEAGENWGSKRLRQRSEYLLRMIARGAAKPTPRGWLAHVAQAEVAETASWPVLGSCSAQWVSNINADRRPTELDGATITLNGLNWVDGDRLRCWSASRVVEVRRTPLVDAIRNVVADGVHDVDELVRRLAPSSADVLRGFLRHLVDLGVLQLSRPSRSSWTVPLDGFVDVYRRVSGAVPADFVARTTQLALQALRLVDVLPRPADHPILSLVGSTPRAVTDLVAEYLAADPVEPAHRRRSPELPEVLTPQLLDEMGLPPAELPEWPLDCLVRPMTTGAVLEAIAPAGVIDSRFASAFTSLGGEPSSVRSYREFLSHKASSEGVRPIEILAPPLDDRAANAVRRPTYCPLWTGDSDCSGYLPVAGRYLPLDRITLRRSGSRIIAEDPSGTVLWPMHHATRTPVGPWGLVVTLLTASAPRGPSISFGNRMAAFPDRNFLPRMEIAGGLVLSGRHWRIRAPRSFRDLVALDLPRFVFARNGGKPRPVDLHSLAAVRDLARLGEEIVVEEMLPDPDHLPLKDERGEPVAGQLLVRLPHRRATTASAVGNQEGDSGWNPSWPSPNWTVSSRNWTPG; encoded by the coding sequence ATGAGCGTGCTGCTGCGGGTCGGTGGGCTGCCGATGCGCCTGTGGACCGCCGCCGGCAACCCGGAACTGGTCGCCGAGCTGCGGGATCTCATCGCGGAGGAGGCCGCGTACGGGGCGTACGCCCGTGCACTGGCCGACTGGCTGGGCACGGTGATCCCGCAGTTCGAGGACCGGTCGGAGCTGCTGGCGCTGCGCCGGGACCTGCACAACGGCCGTCCGGTGTCGAGCGACCTGCCCGAGCTGGCCCGGGCCACCGGCTGGTCGACGGCCCTCGGTCTGCGCCGTGCGGCGGTGAACGAAACCCTGCTTTTGGAGCGTGAGAGGCTACGAAAGCTGCCTTGGTCGCAGGTCGACGAGGCCGTTGCCCGGGCCGTGCCGGATCTGGTCGGTGATCTCTCGCGGCGGGTCGAAGCCGGCGAGAACTGGGGTAGCAAGCGTTTGCGACAGCGCTCGGAGTACCTACTTCGCATGATCGCCCGCGGCGCGGCCAAGCCGACGCCGCGCGGCTGGCTCGCTCACGTCGCCCAGGCCGAGGTGGCCGAGACGGCGTCGTGGCCGGTGCTCGGGTCGTGTTCGGCCCAGTGGGTCAGCAACATCAACGCCGACCGAAGACCGACCGAGCTCGACGGCGCCACGATCACCCTGAACGGGCTGAACTGGGTCGACGGGGATCGGCTGCGCTGCTGGTCCGCGAGCCGTGTGGTGGAGGTTCGGCGGACGCCGCTGGTGGACGCCATCCGCAACGTGGTCGCCGACGGCGTGCACGATGTCGACGAGCTCGTCCGCCGCCTGGCCCCTTCGTCAGCCGATGTCCTGCGCGGCTTCCTGCGACACCTCGTCGACCTTGGCGTTCTCCAGCTCTCCCGGCCGTCGCGCTCAAGTTGGACCGTTCCTCTCGACGGTTTCGTCGACGTCTACCGCCGCGTCTCCGGTGCCGTGCCCGCCGATTTCGTCGCTCGGACCACGCAATTGGCTTTGCAGGCGCTGCGCTTGGTCGACGTCTTGCCGCGGCCCGCCGATCACCCCATCCTGTCGCTGGTCGGCTCCACGCCACGTGCTGTCACCGACCTTGTCGCCGAGTACCTCGCCGCCGACCCCGTCGAGCCCGCCCATCGTCGAAGATCGCCCGAGCTGCCCGAAGTCCTTACCCCGCAGCTGCTCGACGAGATGGGCCTGCCGCCGGCCGAGCTGCCCGAGTGGCCGTTGGACTGTTTGGTCCGCCCCATGACCACTGGTGCCGTGCTGGAGGCCATCGCCCCCGCCGGCGTCATCGACTCTCGCTTCGCTTCCGCCTTCACCTCGCTCGGCGGCGAGCCCTCTTCGGTCCGCTCCTACCGGGAGTTCCTGTCCCACAAGGCATCCTCCGAGGGTGTGCGGCCCATCGAGATCCTCGCACCGCCCCTCGACGACCGTGCCGCCAACGCCGTCCGCCGGCCGACTTATTGTCCACTATGGACAGGCGACTCCGACTGCTCCGGCTACCTGCCGGTTGCGGGTCGATACCTCCCCTTGGACCGCATCACTTTGCGCCGCTCGGGAAGCCGCATCATCGCCGAGGACCCTTCCGGCACCGTGTTGTGGCCCATGCACCACGCTACCCGAACCCCTGTCGGCCCTTGGGGCTTGGTCGTCACCTTGCTCACCGCCTCCGCGCCACGCGGGCCGTCGATCTCCTTCGGCAACCGGATGGCCGCCTTCCCGGACCGGAACTTCTTGCCGCGGATGGAAATAGCCGGCGGCCTTGTCCTTTCCGGTCGACACTGGCGGATCCGTGCTCCGCGGTCCTTTCGCGACCTGGTGGCGCTGGATCTTCCACGCTTTGTCTTTGCCCGCAACGGGGGCAAGCCGCGGCCGGTGGACCTGCACAGCCTGGCCGCCGTACGCGACCTGGCCCGGCTGGGCGAGGAGATCGTGGTCGAGGAGATGCTGCCGGACCCGGATCACCTGCCGCTCAAGGACGAGCGCGGTGAACCGGTCGCGGGGCAGCTGCTGGTGCGACTGCCGCACCGACGAGCCACCACCGCGTCGGCGGTGGGGAATCAGGAAGGGGACAGTGGATGGAATCCGTCTTGGCCGTCACCGAACTGGACCGTCTCATCGAGGAACTGGACACCCGGATGA
- a CDS encoding lanthionine synthetase LanC family protein yields MLATLLAASADGDVRAAVRMAVPQWLDAAVRPMRSVGLHGGMTGTLFGLELLSGLHPPVSRLAHRVRGWLGERRFEEFDLIGGTVGACLAGCRQPVWFEGEDTGLAHGAAGVLLVSLQPELISWLLKQSFVDQQRQGWCYGIPGIAWALWTAGARTEAVRLVRILCQTFDPELNLYGEPADRLGICHGAAGVLLIADAFAREGVSGAKVLSDLMQTYLVERLDLVAGLDDTLLRGGSGVLAALLTVRGADRRWLRCLGLR; encoded by the coding sequence GTGCTCGCGACGCTGCTGGCCGCCTCCGCGGATGGTGACGTGCGAGCCGCGGTGAGGATGGCGGTGCCGCAGTGGCTGGATGCCGCCGTGCGGCCGATGCGAAGCGTCGGCCTGCACGGCGGCATGACCGGCACGCTGTTCGGACTGGAGCTGCTGAGCGGCCTCCATCCGCCGGTTTCCCGCCTGGCGCACCGGGTCCGAGGCTGGCTGGGGGAGCGGCGGTTCGAAGAGTTCGATCTGATCGGCGGCACGGTCGGGGCCTGCCTGGCGGGGTGTCGGCAACCGGTCTGGTTCGAAGGGGAGGACACCGGACTGGCCCATGGGGCCGCCGGTGTGCTCCTTGTGTCGCTGCAGCCGGAGTTGATTTCCTGGCTGCTGAAGCAGTCCTTTGTGGACCAACAACGGCAGGGTTGGTGCTACGGCATTCCCGGCATCGCCTGGGCGCTGTGGACGGCCGGCGCGCGGACCGAAGCCGTGCGGCTGGTACGCATTCTGTGTCAGACCTTCGATCCCGAGCTCAATCTGTACGGTGAGCCGGCCGACCGGCTCGGGATCTGTCACGGTGCCGCGGGTGTGCTGCTCATCGCCGACGCCTTCGCCCGCGAAGGCGTGTCGGGGGCGAAGGTGCTCAGTGATCTGATGCAGACGTACCTGGTGGAACGCCTGGATTTGGTGGCAGGGCTGGACGACACGCTGCTCCGTGGCGGAAGTGGCGTGCTCGCGGCGTTGCTGACGGTGCGGGGTGCCGACCGGCGCTGGCTCAGATGCCTTGGCCTGCGCTGA
- a CDS encoding DUF6297 family protein, whose amino-acid sequence MTAVTAGRVRSELRAMRRRRKPWSFFRRLYDLSDTALYVGMAGGLVTEAVIKTRAVPALSVPPVPHAAASESWMALALAVAAVAAFGQALLAVGPIWAGAAAQTWILASPVDRRSALLPTYVRTLVIAGIGGALLAGGLTAIYPPWLVNLPVTGVLGFEFGVALASLTAGAQRSARELRQFRIGFGVLLGVAVVMGGVVALQLDVPALFVPIDRVPLPAIGFVVAALAVGYTSLSRLHRGALSAGTDLVQAAAVSSAWLDLSLVSAALMLRRARRIGRVRSVRLRGSRALAFVLADVARLRRYPAAIAVWAALLPVPFFAAVSLPPIAVGPVQLLAAYLAADRLAGGLRTIAGSAALRRSLGGTDASLKVIHLVLPAVGAIVWCALTSFALPLAPSVTVVISAAGAVLVVYAMATRPPMDYGGGSAIFETGFGAVPVHLIRQLLRGPALLVGLAALQLIAAH is encoded by the coding sequence GTGACTGCGGTCACCGCTGGCCGGGTTCGGTCCGAGCTGCGGGCCATGCGGCGGCGGCGTAAGCCGTGGTCGTTCTTCCGGCGGCTGTACGACCTGTCCGACACCGCGTTGTACGTGGGCATGGCCGGCGGGCTGGTGACCGAGGCCGTGATCAAGACCCGAGCGGTGCCCGCGCTGTCCGTGCCGCCGGTCCCGCACGCCGCCGCCTCGGAGTCGTGGATGGCCCTGGCGCTGGCTGTGGCGGCCGTAGCGGCCTTCGGGCAGGCGCTGCTGGCAGTCGGGCCGATCTGGGCCGGTGCGGCCGCTCAGACGTGGATCCTGGCCAGTCCGGTCGACCGGCGGTCGGCGCTGCTGCCGACGTACGTGCGGACCCTGGTGATCGCCGGCATCGGCGGGGCGCTGCTGGCCGGTGGGTTGACGGCGATCTACCCGCCTTGGCTGGTGAACCTGCCGGTCACCGGAGTGCTCGGCTTCGAGTTCGGCGTGGCGTTGGCCTCCCTGACCGCCGGCGCGCAGCGGAGTGCCCGGGAGCTCCGGCAGTTCCGGATCGGCTTCGGCGTGTTGCTCGGGGTCGCGGTGGTGATGGGCGGCGTCGTGGCGTTGCAGCTCGACGTGCCGGCCCTGTTCGTGCCGATCGACCGCGTCCCGCTGCCCGCAATCGGGTTCGTGGTGGCCGCCCTCGCCGTCGGGTACACGTCGCTGTCGCGGCTGCACCGGGGCGCGTTGTCCGCCGGCACCGATCTCGTGCAGGCTGCCGCCGTCTCCTCGGCGTGGCTGGACCTGTCCCTTGTGTCCGCCGCCTTGATGCTGCGCCGGGCCCGCCGCATCGGCCGCGTCCGTTCCGTACGCCTGCGCGGCAGCCGGGCCTTGGCCTTCGTCCTCGCCGATGTCGCCCGGCTGCGCCGCTATCCCGCCGCCATCGCCGTGTGGGCAGCTCTGCTGCCCGTGCCGTTCTTCGCCGCGGTGTCGCTGCCGCCCATCGCCGTCGGTCCCGTGCAGCTGCTGGCCGCTTACCTCGCCGCCGACCGCCTCGCCGGCGGTCTGCGCACCATCGCCGGCTCCGCCGCCCTGCGCCGTTCCCTTGGCGGCACCGACGCGTCCCTCAAGGTCATCCACCTCGTGCTGCCCGCCGTCGGGGCGATCGTGTGGTGCGCCCTCACGTCCTTCGCCTTGCCGCTGGCCCCGTCCGTCACCGTCGTCATCTCCGCCGCCGGTGCCGTGCTCGTGGTCTACGCCATGGCCACCCGCCCGCCCATGGACTACGGCGGCGGCAGCGCCATCTTCGAAACCGGCTTCGGCGCCGTCCCCGTCCACCTCATCCGTCAGCTGCTACGCGGCCCTGCCCTGCTCGTCGGCCTGGCCGCCCTCCAGCTCATCGCCGCGCACTGA
- a CDS encoding ABC transporter ATP-binding protein: MDGLTRGFSGLLVLHELSFELAPGEGAAVVGPNGSGKTTLLRCVAGTDVPDAGRITLNGFPVSETSPDTRAAMACVLDDVDFFPDLSVGEHLALCALAHGQSPDVVEAVLAELGIVEQRDQLPATLSSGQRRRLALASCFVRPRSLLVLDEPEQRLDVEGRAWLASRLNAEKANGGSVLMASHDPDLIEAVADVYIEVGL, translated from the coding sequence GTGGACGGGCTGACACGGGGCTTCAGCGGGCTGCTGGTGCTGCACGAGCTGAGTTTCGAGCTGGCGCCGGGCGAGGGCGCGGCGGTGGTGGGGCCCAACGGGTCCGGCAAGACGACGCTGCTGCGCTGCGTGGCCGGCACCGACGTGCCGGACGCCGGGCGGATCACGCTGAACGGCTTCCCGGTGTCGGAGACGTCGCCGGACACCCGGGCGGCGATGGCCTGCGTGCTGGACGACGTGGACTTCTTCCCGGACCTGTCGGTCGGCGAGCACCTGGCGCTGTGTGCCCTGGCCCACGGCCAGTCTCCGGACGTGGTCGAGGCGGTGCTGGCCGAGCTGGGCATCGTCGAGCAGCGCGATCAACTGCCGGCCACGCTGTCGTCCGGTCAGCGTCGGCGGCTGGCGCTGGCCTCGTGCTTCGTGCGACCCCGGTCGCTGCTGGTGCTGGACGAGCCCGAGCAGCGGCTGGACGTGGAGGGCCGGGCGTGGTTGGCGTCACGGCTGAACGCCGAGAAGGCCAACGGCGGCTCGGTGCTGATGGCCTCGCACGACCCGGACCTGATCGAGGCCGTGGCCGACGTGTACATCGAGGTTGGGCTGTGA
- the aceE gene encoding pyruvate dehydrogenase (acetyl-transferring), homodimeric type — translation MAPQSNGAGNASTPERVRVIRDGLAAHLPDIDPDETAEWLESFDGVLKGAGQQRARYLMLRLLERARESRVGVPSLTSTDYVNTIPTEQEPWFPGDEETERRYRAWIRWNAAMTVHRAQRPGVGVGGHISTYASSATLYEVGFNWFFRGKDHPGGGDQVYFQGHASPGMYARAFLEGRLSAEHLDGFRQEYSHAGPGGGLPSYPHPRLMPDFWEFPTVSMGLGPMNAIYQARFNRYLRDRGIKDTSEQHVWAFLGDGEMDEAESRGLIHVAANEGLDNLTFVINCNLQRLDGPVRGNGKIIQELEAFFRGAGWNVIKVVWGREWDSLLHSDRDGALINLMNTTPDGDYQTYKANDGAYVREHFFGRDPRTKDMVAAMSDQDIWNLKRGGHDYRKVYAAYKAATEHNGQPTVILAKTIKGYGLGPHFAGRNATHQMKKMTLEDLKLFRDELRIPITDADLERDPYLPPYYHPGPDSPEIQYVLERRRQLGGFVPERRGKSTALVLPGDKVYDTIRRGSGKQEVATTMAIVRLIKDLIKDPEIGGRIVPIIPDEARTFGMDAMFPSQKIYNPHGQLYTSVDAKLMLAYKESEHGQILHEGINEAGSTASFTAVGTSYSTHGEPMIPIYIFYSMFGFQRTGDGLWAAADQMARGFVLGATAGRTTLTGEGLQHADGHSLLLAATNPAVVAYDPAWAFEISHIVKDGLRRMYGDNAENVFYYLTIYNEPVQQPAEPENLDVEGLLRGLYRYQTAPGATGPRAQILVSGVTMPDAIRAQELLAQEWGVQADVWSATSWAELRRDAVEVDRHNMLHPEAEPRVPYVTQVLSEAAGPVVAVSDYMRAVPDLIRPWVPTDMVSLGTDGFGFSDTRPAARRHFLVDAPSIAVGVLTALARRGEIDHAKVVEATRRYRLDDPQAAGPSTTDSGAA, via the coding sequence TTGGCCCCGCAGAGCAACGGCGCTGGCAACGCGAGCACCCCGGAGCGGGTCCGGGTCATCCGCGACGGCCTCGCCGCCCATCTCCCGGACATCGACCCCGATGAGACCGCGGAGTGGCTTGAGTCCTTCGACGGCGTGCTGAAGGGGGCCGGGCAGCAGCGCGCCCGCTACCTGATGCTGCGGCTGCTGGAGCGAGCCCGCGAGAGCCGGGTGGGCGTGCCGTCGCTGACCAGCACGGACTATGTGAACACCATCCCCACCGAGCAGGAGCCGTGGTTCCCCGGTGACGAGGAGACCGAGCGCCGCTACCGGGCCTGGATCCGCTGGAACGCGGCCATGACCGTGCACCGCGCGCAGCGGCCGGGCGTCGGCGTCGGTGGCCACATCTCGACCTACGCCTCCTCGGCGACGCTGTACGAGGTCGGCTTCAACTGGTTCTTCCGCGGCAAGGACCACCCGGGCGGCGGCGACCAGGTCTACTTCCAGGGCCACGCCTCCCCCGGCATGTACGCCCGCGCCTTCCTCGAGGGCCGGCTGTCGGCCGAGCACCTCGACGGCTTCCGCCAGGAGTACTCGCACGCCGGGCCGGGCGGCGGCCTGCCGTCGTACCCGCACCCGCGGCTGATGCCGGACTTCTGGGAGTTCCCGACCGTGTCCATGGGCCTCGGCCCGATGAACGCGATCTACCAGGCGCGGTTCAACCGCTACCTGCGCGACCGCGGCATCAAGGACACGTCCGAGCAGCACGTGTGGGCGTTCCTGGGCGACGGCGAGATGGACGAGGCGGAGTCGCGCGGCCTGATCCACGTGGCCGCCAACGAGGGCCTGGACAACCTGACCTTCGTGATCAACTGCAACCTGCAGCGGCTGGACGGCCCGGTCCGGGGCAACGGCAAGATCATCCAGGAGCTGGAGGCCTTCTTCCGCGGCGCCGGCTGGAACGTCATCAAGGTGGTGTGGGGCCGTGAGTGGGACTCGCTGCTGCACAGCGACCGCGACGGCGCGCTGATCAACCTGATGAACACCACGCCGGACGGCGACTACCAGACGTACAAGGCCAACGACGGCGCCTACGTCCGTGAGCACTTCTTCGGCCGCGACCCGCGGACCAAGGACATGGTCGCGGCCATGAGCGACCAGGACATCTGGAACCTCAAGCGCGGCGGCCACGACTACCGCAAGGTGTACGCGGCGTACAAGGCGGCCACCGAGCACAACGGCCAGCCGACGGTGATCCTGGCCAAGACCATCAAGGGCTACGGCCTCGGCCCGCACTTCGCCGGCCGCAACGCCACGCACCAGATGAAGAAGATGACCCTGGAGGACCTCAAGCTCTTCCGGGACGAGCTGCGCATCCCGATCACCGACGCCGACCTCGAGCGCGACCCGTACCTGCCGCCGTACTACCACCCGGGGCCGGACTCGCCGGAGATCCAGTACGTGCTGGAGCGGCGCCGCCAGCTGGGCGGCTTCGTGCCGGAGCGCCGGGGCAAGTCGACCGCGCTGGTGCTGCCGGGCGACAAGGTCTACGACACGATCCGCCGGGGCTCGGGCAAGCAGGAGGTGGCCACCACCATGGCCATCGTCCGGCTGATCAAGGACCTGATCAAGGACCCGGAGATCGGCGGCCGGATCGTGCCGATCATCCCGGACGAGGCGCGGACCTTCGGCATGGACGCCATGTTCCCGTCGCAGAAGATCTACAACCCGCACGGGCAGCTCTACACCTCCGTGGACGCCAAGCTGATGCTGGCGTACAAGGAGAGCGAGCACGGCCAGATCCTGCACGAGGGCATCAACGAGGCCGGCTCCACGGCGTCGTTCACCGCGGTCGGCACGTCGTACTCGACCCACGGCGAGCCGATGATCCCGATCTACATCTTCTACTCGATGTTCGGCTTCCAGCGGACCGGCGACGGCCTGTGGGCGGCCGCCGACCAGATGGCCCGCGGCTTCGTGCTCGGCGCCACCGCCGGCCGCACCACGCTGACCGGCGAGGGCCTGCAGCACGCCGACGGGCACTCGCTGCTGCTGGCCGCGACCAACCCGGCCGTGGTGGCCTACGACCCGGCCTGGGCGTTCGAGATCTCGCACATCGTCAAGGACGGCCTTCGCCGCATGTACGGCGACAACGCGGAGAACGTCTTCTACTACCTGACGATCTACAACGAGCCCGTGCAGCAGCCGGCCGAGCCGGAGAACCTGGACGTCGAGGGCCTGCTGCGCGGTCTGTACCGCTACCAGACGGCCCCCGGCGCCACCGGCCCGCGGGCGCAGATCCTGGTCTCCGGCGTCACCATGCCGGACGCGATCAGGGCGCAGGAGCTGCTGGCGCAGGAGTGGGGCGTGCAGGCCGACGTGTGGTCCGCCACCTCGTGGGCCGAGCTGCGCCGTGACGCCGTCGAGGTGGACCGGCACAACATGCTGCACCCCGAGGCCGAGCCCCGCGTGCCGTACGTGACGCAGGTGCTGTCCGAGGCGGCCGGCCCGGTCGTCGCGGTGTCGGACTACATGCGCGCGGTGCCGGACCTGATCCGCCCGTGGGTCCCGACCGACATGGTGTCGCTGGGCACCGACGGCTTCGGCTTCTCCGACACGCGGCCGGCGGCCCGCCGCCACTTCCTGGTGGACGCGCCGTCGATCGCGGTCGGCGTGCTGACCGCGCTGGCCCGTCGCGGCGAGATCGACCACGCCAAGGTCGTCGAGGCGACCCGCCGGTACCGGCTGGACGACCCGCAGGCCGCGGGTCCCTCCACCACCGACTCCGGCGCCGCCTGA
- a CDS encoding DUF3052 domain-containing protein, whose product MVAAGDAGKVGVADRLGIEPDMVVQEIGWDEDVDDDVRAAIEERIGSDLLDEESDEVVDVVLLWWRDSDGDLVDTLMDVTGPLAEDGVIWVLTPKTGRPGYVEPSDIAEAVPTAGLAQTLNANVGDDWAGIKLVSPKSAKAKR is encoded by the coding sequence GTGGTGGCCGCGGGAGACGCTGGCAAGGTCGGCGTCGCCGACAGGCTCGGGATCGAGCCGGACATGGTGGTCCAGGAGATCGGTTGGGACGAGGACGTCGACGACGACGTCCGCGCCGCGATCGAGGAACGGATCGGCAGTGACCTGCTCGACGAGGAGTCGGACGAGGTTGTCGATGTCGTGCTGCTGTGGTGGCGGGACAGCGACGGCGACCTGGTCGACACGCTGATGGACGTGACCGGGCCGCTGGCCGAGGACGGAGTCATCTGGGTGCTCACCCCGAAGACCGGCCGGCCGGGCTACGTGGAGCCCAGCGACATCGCCGAGGCGGTGCCGACCGCCGGTCTCGCGCAGACCCTCAACGCGAACGTCGGCGACGACTGGGCCGGCATCAAGCTGGTGTCGCCGAAGTCGGCCAAGGCCAAGCGCTGA